Part of the Pseudomonas sp. Leaf58 genome is shown below.
GCAAAGGCCAGGACTGGAACCTGGAAGCGGCCAAGGTCATCAACGGCAAGGCCGGCATGCAAATCATGGGCGACTGGGCCAAGAGCGAATGGACCTTGGCGAACAAGACCGCTGGCAAGGATTACCAGTGCGTGTCCTTCCCCGGTACCGACAAGGCCTTCCTCTACAACATCGACTCGCTGGTGGTGTTCAAGCAGAACAATGCTGGCACGTCTGCCGGCCAGCAGGACATTGCCCGCAAGGTGTTGGGCGAGGACTTCCAGAAGGTCTTCAGCACCAACAAAGGCTCGATCCCGGTGCGTAACGACATGCTGGCCGACATGGGCAAGCACGGCTTCGACGCCTGCGCGCAAACCTCCGCCAAGGACTTTTTGGCCGACGCCAAAACGGGCGGCCTGCAGCCGAGCATGGCGCACAACATGGCCACCACGCTGGCCGTGCAGGGCGCGTTCTTCGATGTGGTGACCAACTACATCAACGACCCCAAGGCCGACCCGGCCGATGCGGCGAAGAAGCTGGCAGCGGCGATCAAGGCTGCCCAGTAAAGCAGACGCGATCTTCGTTGTAGGAGCGGCCTTGTGTCGCGATAGGGCTGCGCAGCAGCCCCAAAACCTGCGCACTCGATCTTTCCGGTAGGTGTCGACCTTGAGTCCTTTGCGGCTGCGTTGCAGCCCTATCGCGACGCAAGGCCGCTCCTACAGGGGAGTGCGGCGCCTTTGAGGTGAACCATGACCACACTTACCGCCCAACTGCGGGCCTCACCCCTGGACGCGCTACAGCGCTGGCTGCCCAAGCTGGTGCTGGCGCCGAGCATGTTCATCGTCCTGGTGGGCTTCTACGGCTACATCCTCTGGACCTTGGTCCTGTCCTTCACCACCTCGACTTTTCTGCCCACCTACAAGTGGGCCGGCCTTGCACAATACGCCCGGTTATTCGACAACGACCGCTGGTGGGTGGCGAGCAAGAACCTGCTGCTGTTCGGCGGCCTGTTCATCAGCATTAGCCTGGTCATCGGCGTCCTGCTGGCGGTGTTGCTGGACCAGCGTATCCGCCGCGAAGGTTTCATTCGCACCATTTACCTCTACCCCATGGCGCTGTCGATGATCGTCACCGGCACTGCCTGGAAGTGGTTGCTCAACCCTGGCATGGGCCTGGACAAGCTGCTGCGCGACTGGGGCTGGGAGGGCTTTCGCCTGGACTGGCTGATCGACCCCGACCGGGTGGTGTACTGCCTGGTCATCGCCGCCGTGTGGCAAGCCTCGGGCTTTATCATGGCGATGTTCCTCGCCGGCCTGCGTGGCGTCGACCCGTCGATCATCCGCGCCGCGCAAATCGACGGCGCCAGCCTGCCGCGCATCTACTGGCGGGTGGTGCTGCCCAGCCTACGCCCGGTGTTCTTCAGCGCGCTAATGATCCTTTCGCACATCGCCATCAAAAGCTTCGACCTGGTAGCGGCGATGACTGCCGGCGGCCCGGGGTATTCGTCCGACCTGCCGGCGATGTTCATGTATTCGTTCACCTTCAGCCGCGGCCAGATGGGCATGGGCTCGGCCAGCGCCATTCTCATGCTCGGGGCAATCCTGGCGATTCTTGTGCCTTACCTGTACTCGGAGCTGCGGAGCAAACGCCATGCATAGCCCTGTCGATAAACCGGCGCTGAGCCCCAGCCGCATCGCCATCCACGCGCTGTTGCTGCTTGCCGTGCTGCTGTACCTGGTGCCGCTGGTGGTGATGCTGCTGACCAGCTTCAAAACCCCCGAAGACATCAGCACGGGCAACCTGCTGAGCTGGCCGACAGTCATTACCGCCATCGGCTGGGTCAAGGCCTGGGGTACGGTCAGCGGTTACTTCTGGAACTCGATCCTGATCACCGTGCCAGCGGTGCTGATCTCCACCGCCATCGGCGCGCTGAACGGCTATGTGCTGTCGATGTGGCGTTTTCGCGGTTCGCAGCTGTTTTTCGGCCTGCTGCTGTTCGGTTGCTTCCTGCCGTTTCAAACCGTGCTGCTGCCGGCCTCGTTCACCCTCGGCAAGCTTGGCCTGGCCAGCACCACGGCTGGCCTGGTGCTGGTGCACGTGGTCTACGGCCTGGCCTTTACCACGCTGTTTTTCCGCAACTTCTACGTGAGCATCCCCGATGCGCTGGTCAAGGCCGCACGCCTGGACGGTGCCGGGTTCTTCACCATCTTGCGCCGCATCATCCTGCCGATGTCCACGCCGATCATCATGGTCTGCCTGATTTGGCAGTTCACCCAGATCTGGAACGACTTCTTGTTCGGGGTGGTGTTTTCCAGCGGTGATTCACAACCGATTACCGTGGCCCTGAACAACTTGGTCAACACCAGCACCGGGGCCAAGGAATACAACGTCGACATGGCGGCGGCGATGATCGCCGGCCTGCCAACCCTGCTGGTCTACGTGGTGGCAGGCAAATATTTCGTCCGCGGGCTGACGGCTGGCGCGGTTAAGGGGTAAGTCATGGCAACGCTTGAACTTCGCAATGTCAACAAAACCTACGGCAGCGGCCTGCCGGACACCCTCAAGGACATACAGCTGTCGATCAAGGATGGCGAGTTCCTGATCTTGGTCGGCCCGTCGGGCTGCGGCAAATCGACCTTGATGAACTGTATCGCTGGCCTGGAGCAGATCACCGGCGGTGCGATCCTCATCGACCAACAAGACGTCAGCGGCATGAGCCCCAAGGACCGCGACATTGCCATGGTGTTCCAGTCCTACGCACTGTACCCGACCATGAGCGTGCGCGAGAACATCGAGTTCGGGCTGAAGATCCGCAAGCTGCCCCAGGCCGCCATCGACGAGGAGGTGGCGCGGGTGGCCAAGCTGTTGCAGATCGAGCACCTGCTGGCGCGCAAACCGGCGCAGCTGTCCGGCGGCCAGCAGCAGCGCGTGGCTATGGGCCGGGCGCTGGCGCGGCGGCCGAAGATCTACCTGTTCGATGAGCCGCTGTCCAACCTGGATGCCAAGCTGCGCGTCGAGATGCGTACCGAAATGAAATTGATGCACCAGCGCCTGAAGACCACCACCGTGTACGTCACCCACGACCAGATCGAGGCCATGACCCTGGGCGACAAGGTGGCGGTGATGAAGGACGGCATCATCCAGCAGTTCGGCACCCCGCAGCAGATCTACAACGACCCGGCCAACCAGTTCGTCGCCAGCTTTATCGGTTCGCCGCCAATGAACTTTATCCCGGTACGCCTCACGCAGCAGGACGGGCGCCTGTTGGCGCTGCTCGACAGCGGCCAGGCGCGTTGCGAGCTGCCCTTGGGGATGGGCGCTGATGAACTGGATGGCCGCGAGATCATCCTGGGCATCCGCCCCGAGCAGATCGCCCTGGGCGCCGCAGAGGGCAACGGCCTGCCCGGCATCCGCGCCGAGGTGCAGGTGACCGAACCCACCGGGCCAGACCTGCTGGTGTTCGTCACCCTCAACCAGACCAAGGTGTGCTGCCGCCTGGCGCCGGATGTGGCGTGCCGGGTTGGCGACAGCCTGAACCTGCAATTCGACCCAGCCCGGGTGCTGCTGTTCGACGCCGCCAGCGGCGAGCGCGTGCATCTGGCCACTACTGCCGCAACCGTAAAGGACAACGTGGCCCACTTCAAAGGCCGTTAACTCGTCTACACCATCAATAAGAAAAAGAGGACGCAAAGGGATGGAACAGCGCAAACGCATCAGGACATTGGGCTCGTTGGCCTTGCTTGCCATCGTCGGTAGCAGCGGCGCGCAGGCTGCCGAGGCCTTTTCCAGCGAATCGAAGTGGATGACCGGCGATTGGGGGGGGACCCGCACCGAACTGCTGGAAAAGGGCTATGACTTCACCCTCGACTATGTCGGTGAGGTGGCCGGCAACCTGCACGGCGGCTACAACGACGACAAGACCGCGCGCTACAGCGATCAGTTTGCCCTGGGTGCACACTTGGACCTGCAGAAAATCCTTGGCTGGCACGATGCCGAGTTCAAGCTGGCGATCACCGAGCGTAGCGGCCGCAACCTGTCCAACGATCGCATCAGCGACCCGCGCGCCGGGCAGTTCAGCTCGGTGCAGGAAGTGTGGGGCCGCGGCCAGACCTGGCGCCTGACCCAGATGTGGATCAAGCAGAAGTACTTCGACGGTGCGCTGGATGTGAAATTTGGCCGCTTCGGCGAGGGCGAGGATTTCAACAGCTTCCCCTGCGACTTCCAGAACCTGGCGTTCTGCGGCTCGCAAGTGGGTAACTGGGTGGGCGGCATCTGGTACAACTGGCCGGTCAGCCAGTGGGCACTGCGGGTCAAATACAACATCACCCCGGAATTCTTCGTCCAGGTCGGTGCCTTCGAGCAGAACCCGTCGAACCTGGAAACCGGCAATGGCTTCAAGCTCAGCGGCAGCGGTACCAAGGGCGCGATCTTGCCGGTGGAGGCGGTGTGGTCACCCCAGGTCAACGGCCTGCCGGGCGAGTACCGCCTGGGTTACTACTACAGCACGGCCAAGGCCGACGATGTGTTCGACGACGTCAATGGCAACCCGCAGGCGCTGACCGGCGAAGCCTTCAAGTCGCACTCCAGCAAGCATGGCTGGTGGGTGGTGGCGCAGCAGCAAGTCACCGCCCATGGTGGCGACATCAACCGTGGCCTCAGCCTGTTCGCCAACTTCACCGTGCACGACAAGGCCACCAACGTAGTCGACAACTACCAGCAGGTGGGGGTGGTGTACAAGGGTGCCTTCGATGCGCGGCCCAAGGATGACATCGGCTTCGGCGTGGCCCGAATTCATGTGAATGACGACGTGAAAAAGCGCGCCGAACTGCTCAACGCCCAGAGCGGCATCGGCGATTACGACAACCCAGGCTTCGTGCCGCTGCAGCGCACCGAGTACAACGCCGAGCTGTACTACGGCTTCCACGTCACCAACTGGCTGACCGTGCGGCCCAACCTGCAGTACATCAAGAGCCCCGGCGGGGTGGATGAGGTGGACAACGCGCTGGTCGCAGGTTTGAAGATTCAGTCGTCATTCTGAGGGCAATTGTTGTAAATTTACGCCAATCCATTTTCGGTTCCCGGCACCCACTGGCTTGCAGTGGTTGTCGGGGATAGGCCGAGACAGCGCTATCTCAAACAACAAGAGCTCTGAACCATGCCCGAACATCCGCTCCATCGCTTCTTCACCTCGCAGCGGCCGCGGCCGACATTCGGGTGGGAGCGTTACCAGCAGCGCGATGTGCTGATCATCGATCATCCCCGTTGCCAGGCAGTGTTCAGCCGCCAGGGCGCGCAGCTGCTGCATTTTCAGCCAGCGGGTGAACGGCCCTGGCTGTGGTGCGCCGAGCAATGGCCGCAGGTGGGCGCGATACGGGGGGGCGTGCCGGTGTGCTGGCCGTGGTATGGCCGCCACCCCAGCGAAGACCTGTGGCCGGCGCATGGCTGGGCGCGGTTGCTGGACTGGAAGCTGGTAGACAGCCGCGAGGACGAGGAGGGCGTGACCCTGAAATGGCGGCTGGAGCTGTGCGACTGGCAGGTCGACCTGCATGCGCGGCTGGGTAGCCGCATGGAACTGAGCCTGAGCACCGAGCACCAAGACAGCGAACCGTGCCAGCTGAGCCATGCGCTGCTGGCCTACTGGCGGATCAGTGACGTGTCTGAGATAGCGCTGTCTGGGCTCGAAGACATTGAAGGCTATGACCGCCTCAACCGCCAGGTTTGCCGTGAAGACGGCGCACTGAAACTCAAGGGCGGCTGCCAAAAGGTTTACCCCGGCACGCCGCGGGTGCAATTGCAGGACTCGGCCTGGCAGCGCGAGCTGTGCATCGACACCGGTGACAGCGACGACACCGTGGTCTGGCACCCGGGCAACCGCCCGCTGCTGGGCGTGACTGGCCGTGAATGCCTTGGCTTCGTCTGCGTCGAGGCTGCCAGCGGCAGTGGCGAGGGTTTAAGCCTGGCACCAGGGCAGCGTGCGCACCTGCGCCTGCAGGCGCACCGGCTTAGTTGAGTTCGTCGTCCTCGATTGGGTAACGGCTGGCGTTGAGGCTTTCCTTGATCTTGCGCAGGTGCGGCTGGAAGTCCACCCCGCGGCGCAGGGTCATGCCCGTGGCCAACACGTCGAGCACGGTCAGCTGGATGATCCGCGAGGTCATCGGCATATAGATGTCGGTGTCTTCCGGCAGCGGAATATGCAGGCTCAGGCTGCAGGCATTGGCCAATGGCGAGCCGGCGGCGGTCAAGCCCAGCACCGAAGCCCCGTTTTCCCGGGCCAGGCGGGCCACGTCCACCAGTTCGCGGGTACGCCCGGTGTAGGAAATGATCACAAACAGGTCGCCGGTGTGCGCCACCGAGGCCAGCATGCGCTGCATCAACACGTCGGCGTGGGCCGACACTGCCAGGTTGAAGCGGAAGAACTTGTGCTGTGCATCCAGAGCCACTGGGGCCGAGGCGCCCAGGCCGAAGAAGTGGATTTGCCGGGCCTGGATCATCATGTCCACGGCACGGCTGACTTGCTGCGGGTCGAGTTGCTGGCAGGCGCTGTCGAGCGAGGCGATGGCACTGGCGAAAATTTTCTGGGTGTAGGCCGCCGGGTCGTCGTCGGCCTCCACTGCGCGGCTGACGTAGGCAGCGCCGCTGGCCAGGCTCTGTGCCAGCTGCAGCTTGAGCTCGGGGTAGCCGCTGACGCCAAACGAGCGGCAGAAGCGGTTGACGGTTGGTTCGCTGACCTTGGCCGCCTGGGCCAGCGCAGCGATGCTGAAGCGGGTGGCTTGTTGCGGGTTGAGCAGGATGACTTCGGCGACTTTGCGTTCGGCCTTGTTCAGCTCGTCGAGGCGTCCCTGGATCTGTTCCAGGAGGTTTCGCACGCGGTCCATGGGTGTGTCCTTGGGTCGGGAAGACAGCCGGCTGTGGTAGCAGCAGGCTTTTTGCACGGTCGTCTATCGTACTGTCGGCGCGGTTGGCGTACCACTTGTCTGTAACACTTGTGTGTAATGTTGTGGTTTTTACTACATTTACCCTTGAAAACCGTATCTGAAAGCGGTATTCCTAGACCAACTTTAGGAAAGAACCAACATCATGGCTTCGATCAGTGTAGAACCTTGCACCTTTGCCCTGTTTGGCGCCCTCGGCGACCTGGCATTGCGCAAGCTGTTTCCCGCGCTTTACCAGCTCGACCGGGCCAACCTGTTGCACCCGGATACCCGTCTGCTGGCGCTGGCCCGCGAGGCCGGTAGTGCACAGGATCACCTGAACACCATTGAAGCGCACTTGCGCCGGCATGTGCCCGAGGCCGATATCGAGCCCGCTGCACTCGGCCGATTCCTTGCCCGGCTGGGCTACCAGCACCTGGACTTCCTCCAGCCCGAAGGTTATCAAGCCCTGGCCGAGCAATTGCCCGGTGAATTGCCGCTGATCGCCTACTTCGCCACCGCTGCGGCGGTGTACGGGGCCATTTGCGAAAACCTCGACAAGGCCGGGCTGGCCGCGCGTACTCGGGTGGTGCTGGAAAAACCCATCGGCCACGACCTAGAGTCGTCGCGCCGGGTCAACGATGCCGTGGCGCGGTTCTTCCCCGAGAGCCGGGTCTACCGCATCGACCACTACCTGGGCAAAGAAACGGTGCAAAACCTGATTGCCCTGCGCTTTGCCAATAGCCTGTTCGAAACCCAGTGGAACCAGAATTCCATCTCCCATGTGGAGATTACCGTCGCTGAAAAGGTGGGTATCGAAGGCCGTTGGGGCTATTTCGACAAGGCCGGCCAGCTGCGCGACATGATCCAGAACCACCTGTTGCAGCTGCTGTGCCTGATCGCCATGGACCCGCCCAGCGAACTGTCCGCCGATGCCATTCGCGACGAGAAGGTAAAGGTGCTAAAGGCACTGGCACCGATCACTGGCGACGGGTTGAGCACCCGTGTGGTGCGCGGGCAGTACATCGCCGGCTACAGCGAAGGCAAGCCGGTACCGGGTTACCTGGAAGAAGACAACGCCAACGCCCAGAGCGACACCGAAACTTTCGTCGCCCTGCGTGCCGACATCCGCAACTGGCGCTGGTCGGGCGTGCCGTTCTACCTGCGTACCGGCAAACGCATGCCGCAAAAGCTGTCGCAAATCGTCATTCACTTCAAAGAAACGCCGCATTACATCTTCGCCCCGGAACAGCGTTTGCAGATCGGTAACAAGCTGATCATCCGCCTGCAACCGGACGAAGGCATTTCTTTACGGGTGATGACCAAGGAGCAGGGCCTGGACAAGGGCATGCAACTGCGCAGCGGCCCGTTGCAGCTGAATTTTTCCGACACCTGGCGCAGTACAAGGATTCCGGATGCCTACGAGCGGCTTTTGCTC
Proteins encoded:
- a CDS encoding carbohydrate ABC transporter permease gives rise to the protein MTTLTAQLRASPLDALQRWLPKLVLAPSMFIVLVGFYGYILWTLVLSFTTSTFLPTYKWAGLAQYARLFDNDRWWVASKNLLLFGGLFISISLVIGVLLAVLLDQRIRREGFIRTIYLYPMALSMIVTGTAWKWLLNPGMGLDKLLRDWGWEGFRLDWLIDPDRVVYCLVIAAVWQASGFIMAMFLAGLRGVDPSIIRAAQIDGASLPRIYWRVVLPSLRPVFFSALMILSHIAIKSFDLVAAMTAGGPGYSSDLPAMFMYSFTFSRGQMGMGSASAILMLGAILAILVPYLYSELRSKRHA
- a CDS encoding carbohydrate ABC transporter permease, which produces MHSPVDKPALSPSRIAIHALLLLAVLLYLVPLVVMLLTSFKTPEDISTGNLLSWPTVITAIGWVKAWGTVSGYFWNSILITVPAVLISTAIGALNGYVLSMWRFRGSQLFFGLLLFGCFLPFQTVLLPASFTLGKLGLASTTAGLVLVHVVYGLAFTTLFFRNFYVSIPDALVKAARLDGAGFFTILRRIILPMSTPIIMVCLIWQFTQIWNDFLFGVVFSSGDSQPITVALNNLVNTSTGAKEYNVDMAAAMIAGLPTLLVYVVAGKYFVRGLTAGAVKG
- a CDS encoding ABC transporter ATP-binding protein, which encodes MATLELRNVNKTYGSGLPDTLKDIQLSIKDGEFLILVGPSGCGKSTLMNCIAGLEQITGGAILIDQQDVSGMSPKDRDIAMVFQSYALYPTMSVRENIEFGLKIRKLPQAAIDEEVARVAKLLQIEHLLARKPAQLSGGQQQRVAMGRALARRPKIYLFDEPLSNLDAKLRVEMRTEMKLMHQRLKTTTVYVTHDQIEAMTLGDKVAVMKDGIIQQFGTPQQIYNDPANQFVASFIGSPPMNFIPVRLTQQDGRLLALLDSGQARCELPLGMGADELDGREIILGIRPEQIALGAAEGNGLPGIRAEVQVTEPTGPDLLVFVTLNQTKVCCRLAPDVACRVGDSLNLQFDPARVLLFDAASGERVHLATTAATVKDNVAHFKGR
- a CDS encoding carbohydrate porin, which translates into the protein MEQRKRIRTLGSLALLAIVGSSGAQAAEAFSSESKWMTGDWGGTRTELLEKGYDFTLDYVGEVAGNLHGGYNDDKTARYSDQFALGAHLDLQKILGWHDAEFKLAITERSGRNLSNDRISDPRAGQFSSVQEVWGRGQTWRLTQMWIKQKYFDGALDVKFGRFGEGEDFNSFPCDFQNLAFCGSQVGNWVGGIWYNWPVSQWALRVKYNITPEFFVQVGAFEQNPSNLETGNGFKLSGSGTKGAILPVEAVWSPQVNGLPGEYRLGYYYSTAKADDVFDDVNGNPQALTGEAFKSHSSKHGWWVVAQQQVTAHGGDINRGLSLFANFTVHDKATNVVDNYQQVGVVYKGAFDARPKDDIGFGVARIHVNDDVKKRAELLNAQSGIGDYDNPGFVPLQRTEYNAELYYGFHVTNWLTVRPNLQYIKSPGGVDEVDNALVAGLKIQSSF
- a CDS encoding D-hexose-6-phosphate mutarotase produces the protein MPEHPLHRFFTSQRPRPTFGWERYQQRDVLIIDHPRCQAVFSRQGAQLLHFQPAGERPWLWCAEQWPQVGAIRGGVPVCWPWYGRHPSEDLWPAHGWARLLDWKLVDSREDEEGVTLKWRLELCDWQVDLHARLGSRMELSLSTEHQDSEPCQLSHALLAYWRISDVSEIALSGLEDIEGYDRLNRQVCREDGALKLKGGCQKVYPGTPRVQLQDSAWQRELCIDTGDSDDTVVWHPGNRPLLGVTGRECLGFVCVEAASGSGEGLSLAPGQRAHLRLQAHRLS
- the hexR gene encoding DNA-binding transcriptional regulator HexR, encoding MRNLLEQIQGRLDELNKAERKVAEVILLNPQQATRFSIAALAQAAKVSEPTVNRFCRSFGVSGYPELKLQLAQSLASGAAYVSRAVEADDDPAAYTQKIFASAIASLDSACQQLDPQQVSRAVDMMIQARQIHFFGLGASAPVALDAQHKFFRFNLAVSAHADVLMQRMLASVAHTGDLFVIISYTGRTRELVDVARLARENGASVLGLTAAGSPLANACSLSLHIPLPEDTDIYMPMTSRIIQLTVLDVLATGMTLRRGVDFQPHLRKIKESLNASRYPIEDDELN
- the zwf gene encoding glucose-6-phosphate dehydrogenase translates to MASISVEPCTFALFGALGDLALRKLFPALYQLDRANLLHPDTRLLALAREAGSAQDHLNTIEAHLRRHVPEADIEPAALGRFLARLGYQHLDFLQPEGYQALAEQLPGELPLIAYFATAAAVYGAICENLDKAGLAARTRVVLEKPIGHDLESSRRVNDAVARFFPESRVYRIDHYLGKETVQNLIALRFANSLFETQWNQNSISHVEITVAEKVGIEGRWGYFDKAGQLRDMIQNHLLQLLCLIAMDPPSELSADAIRDEKVKVLKALAPITGDGLSTRVVRGQYIAGYSEGKPVPGYLEEDNANAQSDTETFVALRADIRNWRWSGVPFYLRTGKRMPQKLSQIVIHFKETPHYIFAPEQRLQIGNKLIIRLQPDEGISLRVMTKEQGLDKGMQLRSGPLQLNFSDTWRSTRIPDAYERLLLEVMRGNQNLFVRKDEIEYAWKWCDQLIAGWRNAGDAPKPYAAGSWGPMSSIALITRDGRAWYGDI